The sequence AGTAAGAAGATTATGACAGTTGATGATTCTGCAAGTATAAGGCAGATGGTAAAATTTACTCTGGAAGATGCCGGTTATGGTGTAATGGAGGCTTGTGATGGTGAAGATGCACTTCAGGCATTGACTGGTTCAGGTGTACATATGATGCTTGTTGACCTGAATATGCCCAAACTGGATGGCATAAGTTTAATAAAAAAAGTGCGCTCTATGCCAGAATTTAAATTCATTCCAATTATCATGCTTACAACCGAATCACAAGCTGATAAAAAACAGGCAGGTAAAGAGGCTGGCGCAACAGGATGGATTGTAAAACCATTTAAACCAGAACAACTTTTAAAAGTAGTAAAGAAGGTACTAGGATGAGCACAAATGCATTAGAAAGAGGACG is a genomic window of bacterium containing:
- a CDS encoding response regulator — its product is MSKKIMTVDDSASIRQMVKFTLEDAGYGVMEACDGEDALQALTGSGVHMMLVDLNMPKLDGISLIKKVRSMPEFKFIPIIMLTTESQADKKQAGKEAGATGWIVKPFKPEQLLKVVKKVLG